The following are encoded together in the Syngnathus typhle isolate RoL2023-S1 ecotype Sweden linkage group LG5, RoL_Styp_1.0, whole genome shotgun sequence genome:
- the tbx5b gene encoding T-box transcription factor TBX5b encodes MANGGDQFGLAERPDSNCTDSPKENKQASLSSYTLKSPASPQTNSSQLGMEGIKVFLHDRELWTRFDEVGTEMIITKAGRRMFPSYKVKVTGLNPKTKYILLMDIVPGDDHRYKFADNKWSVTGKAEPAMPGRLYVHPDSPATGAHWSRQLVSFQKLKLTNNHLDPFGHIILNSMHKYQPRIHIVKADENNGFGSKNTAFCTHVFSETAFIAVTSYQNHKITQLKIENNPFAKGFRGSDDNELHRMAKLQGKDYPVVPRSTGRQRACSAGSPFGGEVRVLRGSPEAATSPYSCENGLSCSSSPQTLLGAPSTHYTLSHPQHIQQAQLYHCTKRKVEENCSTENCQHPFKRAFPASSRSPGDSYYHASPFAPPPAPALSTTPGPALTDAPYSSDMGQRQACMFAGSESRLDDRGCASWSYPCPLPSALEPYPPYNPHPPYSSSPQGSRLSGVAQHGSPPLGEAVTHDPYRRQSSENSASRHHSPPLHREYPRFTPNLSPPLYHTLETHTHIRCGVPEWTTAS; translated from the exons ATGGCCAACGGAGGCGACCAGTTCGGCCTCGCTGAGCGTCCAGACTCAAACTGCACGGATTCTCCCAAGGAGAATAAACAAGCCAGTCTCAGCAGTTACACTTTAAAATCGCCTGCTTCACCACAAACAAATTCCAGTCAACTG GGCATGGAAGGAATAAAAGTGTTCCTTCATGACAGAGAGCTTTGGACGAGATTTGATGAAGTAGGAACTGAAATGATCATCACCAAGGCTGGAAG AAGGATGTTCCCCAGTTATAAAGTGAAGGTGACGGGACTCAACCCAAAAACCAAATACATTCTCCTCATGGACATTGTGCCCGGCGATGACCATCGATATAAGTTTGCAGACAACAAATG GTCAGTAACTGGTAAGGCAGAACCAGCGATGCCAGGCAGACTCTACGTCCACCCGGACTCTCCTGCCACGGGGGCCCACTGGAGCCGCCAGCTGGTGTCCTTCCAGAAACTCAAACTCACCAACAACCACCTGGACCCATTTGGACAT ATAATACTCAACTCCATGCACAAATACCAGCCTCGCATCCATATTGTCAAGGCGGACGAGAACAACGGCTTCGGCTCGAAGAACACGGCTTTCTGCACTCATGTCTTCTCTGAGACCGCCTTCATCGCTGTAACCTCCTACCAGAACCATAAG ATTACTCAGTTAAAGATAGAGAACAATCCTTTTGCAAAGGGCTTCAGAGGCAGTGACGACAACGAGCTGCACCGCATGGCCAAACTGCAGGG GAAGGACTACCCGGTAGTCCCTCGCAGCACGGGCCGCCAGAGAGCGTGCTCGGCCGGGAGTCCCTTTGGCGGGGAGGTGCGGGTTCTGAGGGGCTCGCCCGAAGCGGCCACATCACCCTACAGCTGTGAGAACGGCCTGAGCTGCAGTAGCAGCCCGCAGACGCTGCTGGGGGCTCCATCCACTCACTACACTTTGTCTCATCCTCAGCACATCCAACAGGCTCAACTTTACCATTGCACCAAGAGGAAAG TGGAGGAGAACTGCTCCACAGAAAACTGCCAGCATCCGTTCAAGAGAGCCTTCCCCGCTAGCTCACGGAGCCCGGGCGACTCCTACTACCACGCCTCCCCCTTTGCGCCTCCACCGGCGCCCGCCTTGTCTACTACCCCTGGCCCGGCTCTCACCGACGCCCCCTACAGCTCCGACATGGGTCAGCGGCAGGCGTGCATGTTCGCCGGCTCGGAGAGCAGACTCGATGACCGCGGCTGCGCATCCTGGTCGTACCCTTGCCCTCTGCCCTCCGCCTTGGAGCCCTACCCGCCATATAACCCGCACCCCCCCTACAGCTCCAGCCCGCAGGGCTCACGGCTCAGCGGCGTAGCCCAGCACGGCTCGCCACCGCTGGGAGAGGCCGTCACCCACGACCCATACAGGAGGCAAAGCTCGGAAAACAGTGCAAGCAGGCATCACAGCCCCCCTCTCCACAGAGAGTATCCTCGCTTTACCCCTAACCTGTCCCCCCCACTCTACCATACGTtggagacgcacacacacatcaggTGCGGCGTCCCCGAATGGACCACCGCCTCCTAG
- the LOC133154826 gene encoding transforming acidic coiled-coil-containing protein 1-like isoform X2 has product MGGSVSQHEKNPPRKNSISDSEGTYETPEAESPGVVKLLSQLDNSTLTDQFVDKNFSQEEVDALNNLTGSSPNNNSFGLNQNLNLTLTPKPSYQSNAASPAQRPPSLPVRSPLNTPDPSEVDDEAPVISNLSPDSNLNPGHDLQTHHDLLNGNVNSHNAKPACYQEGSAVDIITNSCKVKSEQPTQKNLSGQADRGDHATDEEKLACSTCVKADKDQSDQICHESCTPEEPDSCTLHKEDSSKWKNKSGGSGMQKTGSEVLDSICINEKEKEAVLTLIREEIITKETEVNEWKRKYDDSRQEVNEMRKIVAEYEKTIAQMIEDEQRNSLSSQKALHAVTMEKDAALTDLNSVERSLSDIFRRYENLKSTLDGFKKNEEALKKCAQEYLARVKQEEQRYQTLKVHAEEKLDKANEEIAQVRTKAASESLALNASLRKEQMKNESLEQTLQQKNEEIEELTKICDELIAKMGTGD; this is encoded by the exons TTCAGACTCGGAAGGAACCTACGAGACCCCGGAGGCAGAGTCTCCAGGTGTGGTGAAACTGCTGAGTCAACTGGACAACTCCACACTCACAG ACCAATTTGTCGACAAGAATTTTAGCCAGGAGGAGGTTGACGCTCTAAACAACCTGACTGGCTCGTCACCCAACAACAACAGCTTTGGTCTGAACCAGAACCTCAATCTGACTTTGACACCGAAGCCCTCATACCAATCAAACGCCGCATCGCCAGCGCAACGACCTCCGTCTCTACCAGTCCGCTCCCCGCTGAACACGCCGGATCCTTCAGAGGTGGACGATGAGGCGCCTGTCATCTCCAACCTGAGCCCAGACTCAAACTTGAACCCAGGCCATGACCTCCAAACGCATCATGACTTGCTCAATGGCAATGTGAACTCCCATAATGCAAAACCCGCCTGCTACCAGGAGGGAAGTGCTGTCGACATTATCAC TAACTCATGTAAAGTGAAGTCAGAGCAGCCGACACAAAAGAACCTCAGTGGCCAG GCTGATCGAGGCGACCATGCCACTGATGAGGAGAAGTTGGCCTGTAGCACATGTGTCAAAGCAGACAAGGACCAAAGCG ACCAAATCTGCCACGAGTCTTGCACACCAGAAGAGCCAGACAGCTGCACACTG CACAAAGAAGACTCGAGTAAGTGGAAGAACAAATCAGGAGGAAGTGGCATGCAGAAAACGGGAAGTGAGGTCCTGGACTCCATCTGCatcaatgagaaggagaaagaagCTGTTCTAACGCTCATCAGAGAGGAG ATCATCACTAAAGAGACTGAAGTGAACGAATGGAAGAGGAAGTATGACGACAGCAGACAGGAAGTCAATGAGATGAG AAAGATTGTTGCCGAGTACGAAAAGACAATTGCTCAGATGATTG AGGATGAGCAGAGGAACAGCCTGAGCTCCCAGAAGGCTCTGCATGCTGTAACCATGGAGAAAGATGCAGCGCTGACAGACCTAAACTCAGTGGAACGCTCCTTGTCTGACATTTTTCGGCGCTATGAGAACCTGAAGAGTACCCTTGATGGCTTTAAGAAA AATGAAGAGGCGCTGAAGAAATGTGCTCAGGAGTATCTGGCCAGAGTCAAGCAGGAGGAACAGAGATACCAGACACTCAAAGTCCATGCAGAGGAGAAGCTCGACAA GGCCAATGAGGAGATCGCTCAGGTGCGCACAAAGGCGGCCTCCGAGAGCTTGGCGCTGAACGCCAGCCTGAGAAAGGAGCAAATGAAGAACGAGTCACTGGAACAAACCCTGCAGCAGAAG AATGAAGAGATTGAGGAGCTCACAAAGATCTGTGACGAGCTCATTGCCAAAATGGGCACCGGTGACTGA
- the plekha2 gene encoding pleckstrin homology domain-containing family A member 2 — translation MPYMDRLNRVCGFLDIEEKENSCRFQRRYFILDTQGNALLWYMDNPQNLPSGASFVGCVRLTYISKVNEATGKQKPKTEFCFVINAVSRRYFLQANDATDMKDWVAALNQASKITVPKTGAAPARSDVASVISDTYRVGKQQAYKTEIHGGVVVHTPILNESIKPDVLRFGYCVKQGNVRKSWKRRFFTLDNNAVSYYKSEMDKEPLRAIPLRDIQKVHECLVKSGELLLRDNLFEIITGSRTFYIQTDSPEDMHGWIRDIEMKIQDFRGPSKGFSFKRASSLYRSHNASASRSHRVVEQRPTLVKSCSVAPGWQPWTPIPANEASILDADDNDSAFSTVPTLASLSSSPNSSSTSSSSNSLSTLNPCPGMPISGLGILTASGDVACGRRRHRSQPQSHTGSMFPFSLDDDSIRTTDV, via the exons ATGCCGTACATGGACCGACTGAACCGTGTGTGTGGATTCCTGGATATCGAAGAGAAAGAGAACAGTTGCCGTTTCCAGAGACGTTACTTCATCCTGGACACTCAGGGGAATGCTTTGCTGTGGTACATGGACAACCCTCAG AACCTGCCCAGTGGAGCAAGCTTTGTTGGCTGCGTGAGATTAACCTATATCTCCAAG GTAAATGAAGCTACTGGGAAGCAGAAGCCAAAGACAGAGTTCTGCTTTG TCATCAATGCAGTATCCCGAAGGTACTTCCTCCAAGCCAATGACGCGACAGACATGAAGGACTGGGTCGCTgctctcaaccaggccagcaAGATCACC GTTCCTAAGACTGGTGCTGCACCTGCAAGATCCGACGTGGCCTCAGTTATCAGTGACACTTACCGAGTGGGGAAGCAGCAAGCATATAAGACGGAGATCCACGGAGGCGTGGTAGTGCACACACCCATCCTG AACGAGAGCATCAAGCCTGATGTGCTGAGGTTCGGTTACTGTGTCAAACAAGGCAATGTT AGAAAAAGCTGGAAGAGACGCTTTTTTACCCTCGATAACAATGCGGTCAGTTACTACAAGTCAGAGATG gaCAAAGAGCCTCTGCGAGCCATTCCCCTCAGGGACATTCAGAAAGTTCATGAATGTCTCGTCAAATCGGG TGAGCTCCTGCTGAGAGACAATCTGTTTGAGATCATCACCGGATCCCGAACCTTCTACATACAG ACAGACTCTCCAGAGGATATGCATGGTTGGATCAGGGACATTGAGATGAAGATTCAGGATTTCAGAGGCCCTAGCAAG GGATTTTCATTTAAAAGAGCTTCATCTCTTTATCGGAGTCACAACGCTTCGGCGAGTCGAAGCCACCGAGTCGTCGAGCAGCGGCCGACTCTGGTCAAGTCGTGCTCCGTGGCACCGGGCTGGCAGCCGTGGACGCCTATCCCTGCAAATGAGGCGTCCATCTTGGATGCGGACGACAACGACAGCGCTTTCAGCACCGTGCCCACATTGGCCTCACTCTCCTCCTCCCCCAACTCTTCCTCcacgtcctcctcctccaactCTCTCTCCACCCTAAACCCGTGCCCCGGTATGCCTATTAGTGGATTGGGCATCCTCACGGCATCCGGAGACGTGGCATGCGGGCGTCGGAGGCACCGTTCGCAGCCTCAGTCTCACACAGGCTCCATGTTCCCCTTTAGCCTGGATGATGACAGCATCCGCACCACTGATGTCTAG
- the LOC133154826 gene encoding transforming acidic coiled-coil-containing protein 1-like isoform X1, giving the protein MSWLSPVQWAKWTWSAVTGVSGDDNDDNSDSEGTYETPEAESPGVVKLLSQLDNSTLTDQFVDKNFSQEEVDALNNLTGSSPNNNSFGLNQNLNLTLTPKPSYQSNAASPAQRPPSLPVRSPLNTPDPSEVDDEAPVISNLSPDSNLNPGHDLQTHHDLLNGNVNSHNAKPACYQEGSAVDIITNSCKVKSEQPTQKNLSGQADRGDHATDEEKLACSTCVKADKDQSDQICHESCTPEEPDSCTLHKEDSSKWKNKSGGSGMQKTGSEVLDSICINEKEKEAVLTLIREEIITKETEVNEWKRKYDDSRQEVNEMRKIVAEYEKTIAQMIEDEQRNSLSSQKALHAVTMEKDAALTDLNSVERSLSDIFRRYENLKSTLDGFKKNEEALKKCAQEYLARVKQEEQRYQTLKVHAEEKLDKANEEIAQVRTKAASESLALNASLRKEQMKNESLEQTLQQKNEEIEELTKICDELIAKMGTGD; this is encoded by the exons TTCAGACTCGGAAGGAACCTACGAGACCCCGGAGGCAGAGTCTCCAGGTGTGGTGAAACTGCTGAGTCAACTGGACAACTCCACACTCACAG ACCAATTTGTCGACAAGAATTTTAGCCAGGAGGAGGTTGACGCTCTAAACAACCTGACTGGCTCGTCACCCAACAACAACAGCTTTGGTCTGAACCAGAACCTCAATCTGACTTTGACACCGAAGCCCTCATACCAATCAAACGCCGCATCGCCAGCGCAACGACCTCCGTCTCTACCAGTCCGCTCCCCGCTGAACACGCCGGATCCTTCAGAGGTGGACGATGAGGCGCCTGTCATCTCCAACCTGAGCCCAGACTCAAACTTGAACCCAGGCCATGACCTCCAAACGCATCATGACTTGCTCAATGGCAATGTGAACTCCCATAATGCAAAACCCGCCTGCTACCAGGAGGGAAGTGCTGTCGACATTATCAC TAACTCATGTAAAGTGAAGTCAGAGCAGCCGACACAAAAGAACCTCAGTGGCCAG GCTGATCGAGGCGACCATGCCACTGATGAGGAGAAGTTGGCCTGTAGCACATGTGTCAAAGCAGACAAGGACCAAAGCG ACCAAATCTGCCACGAGTCTTGCACACCAGAAGAGCCAGACAGCTGCACACTG CACAAAGAAGACTCGAGTAAGTGGAAGAACAAATCAGGAGGAAGTGGCATGCAGAAAACGGGAAGTGAGGTCCTGGACTCCATCTGCatcaatgagaaggagaaagaagCTGTTCTAACGCTCATCAGAGAGGAG ATCATCACTAAAGAGACTGAAGTGAACGAATGGAAGAGGAAGTATGACGACAGCAGACAGGAAGTCAATGAGATGAG AAAGATTGTTGCCGAGTACGAAAAGACAATTGCTCAGATGATTG AGGATGAGCAGAGGAACAGCCTGAGCTCCCAGAAGGCTCTGCATGCTGTAACCATGGAGAAAGATGCAGCGCTGACAGACCTAAACTCAGTGGAACGCTCCTTGTCTGACATTTTTCGGCGCTATGAGAACCTGAAGAGTACCCTTGATGGCTTTAAGAAA AATGAAGAGGCGCTGAAGAAATGTGCTCAGGAGTATCTGGCCAGAGTCAAGCAGGAGGAACAGAGATACCAGACACTCAAAGTCCATGCAGAGGAGAAGCTCGACAA GGCCAATGAGGAGATCGCTCAGGTGCGCACAAAGGCGGCCTCCGAGAGCTTGGCGCTGAACGCCAGCCTGAGAAAGGAGCAAATGAAGAACGAGTCACTGGAACAAACCCTGCAGCAGAAG AATGAAGAGATTGAGGAGCTCACAAAGATCTGTGACGAGCTCATTGCCAAAATGGGCACCGGTGACTGA
- the si:ch211-113d22.2 gene encoding uncharacterized protein si:ch211-113d22.2: protein MKAPFVLLLVLSLASHSGALKCHTCAASSEDDCNKQGSASCPQYADACATITGPHTVLKSCTYKAFCDKAHGSNSGAKMECCYGDNCNGPHRSHSQGDQHHSGAAARTCSPVLLLSAVLLRLAVSYV from the exons atgaaggctccttttgtcctgcTGCTGGTGCTCTCTCTGGCCAGCCACA GCGGTGCCCTCAAATGCCACACATGTGCAGCATCCAGCGAGGATGACTGTAACAAACAAGGCTCCGCCTCCTGCCCGCAGTATGCTGATGCCTGCGCCACCATCACCGGACCCC ACACAGTGCTCAAGTCGTGCACCTACAAGGCTTTTTGTGACAAAGCTCACGGCAGCAACTCTGGAGCCAAGATGGAGTGTTGTTATGGCGACAACTGTAACGGCCCGCACAGGAGCCACAGTCAAGGAGACCAGCACCACAGCGGCGCGGCAGCTCGAACTTGCAGCCCCGTCCTGCTGCTCAGTGCCGTGCTCCTGCGTCTGGCCGTTAGCTACGTGTAA